GCCTGTACGTCTTTCCGCTGGCCGGGTGGCGGCGGGTCGAGGAGCAGCTGGAAGGGCTGCCCCTGACCGACCGGGACAGCCGGGCGTTCGTCCGTTTTTTCTATTCAGGTGCCTCGAAGAGTACCCTCGACAATCAGAGCCGGGTTTCGGTTCCGCAAACCCTGCGTGCCTTCGCCGGTCTGGAAGGCGAGGTCATCGTGGCGGGCGCGCCCAACCGGCTGGAACTCTGGAACCCCGCACGCTGGGAAGCGGCGATACAGACCGTGCAGGACGACCCACCGCGCCCGGAGTTGCTGGCAAACTTCACTGCCTGAGCTAATCTTTAGACATACTCACAAACCTCATGACGAACCTGACCCATACCCCTGTCTTGGCCACCGAAGTGCTCGACGCCCTTCGGCCTGGGCCTGGGAGCGTTATTGTCGACGGCACCCTGGGTGGTGCAGGACACACGCGGCTGTTGCTGGGTGCCGGGGCGACCGTATACGGTATTGACCAGGACCCCTACGCCCTGGAGCGGCTGCGTCAGGAGCAGCTCCCCGGACTTCATGTCATTCAGGGAAACTACCGGGAGATGCGAACCCTGCTGGCCGAGCGGGGTGTCGAGTCCGTGAACGGCGTGCTGCTCGACATCGGGGTCTCGAGCTTTCAGCTGGACGATTCGGACCGGGGATTTTCCTACCACACCGACGCGCCCCTTGACATGCGCATGTCGCAGGCCGGTGAAAGCGCTGCAGACGTGGTCAACGAATTACCGGAAGAAGAATTGGCCGCTGTGATCTACGAGTATGGGGAAGAGCGTCACTCGCGTCGCCTGGCGCGCGGCATTGTCCGGGCCCGTGAGCAGGCACCCATCGAAACGACCGTCCAACTGGCCGACATCATCAAGCGCGCGTACCCGGGCTACTCGCGTGGCATTCACCCTGCCCGGCGGACCTTTCAGGCACTGAGAATCTACGTCAACGACGAGCTGGGCGCCTTGCGGGACGGGCTGCAGGCGGCCGAGGAAATCCTCGCGCCGGAAGGGCGGCTGGCCGTCATTTCCTTTCACAGCCTGGAAGACCGCATCGTGAAGCGCTTTCTGCGTAGCTCCACGCAACTGACGCCCCTGCACAAACGCCCTCTCGAAGCAGGCGAAGACGAGCAGGAAAGCAATCCACGCGCGCGCAGCGCGAAACTGCGCGTGGCCGTCAAGAATGCGCCGAATGCGGGGGGGGTCACGTGAATACCTCGTGGGATCAGAATCTGTGGCGTGCGCGCGCCTTGCGTTACACCCTGATCTACCTGCTGCTGGGTGGCGTGTTGGTCGGCTTGCGCTTTCAGACGCGTACGCTGCGTCCGGAGCTGCTGGAAGTGCGCGGGCAGCTCACCATGCTGACGCAGCAAAAGCAGGCTCTGCAGCTCGAAATCCAGGCGCGCACCTCCAGTGCCCGGGTGCGCGAATGGGCGCTTGCCAACGAGATGGTTCCTTTCAGTCGTGCTCGTAAATCCAGTGCTCAATTTGAACCCTTGCCCGATGTAGCCCCGCCCGCTCCCCACCGACCGCTGGAGGTCCAGACCCGATGGAAGTAAAGCTGCGCAACCGTTCTCGCCTGATGCTCGCCGTATGGCTGGCTGCGTTTCTACTGCTGGTTTACGCTTATGCGCAGATCGAAATGCGGCTTCCGCAGGGGTACACTGCCAAGACCGTAGTGTCGCGTGGCAGCATTCTGGCTCAAGACGGCACGGTGCTCGCCAAGACCGTGGGGCAGAAGCGGATGTATCCTCAAGGTCAGCTTGCCGGGCAGCTGCTCGGCATGGTCGGCACTGACCGGGGCCTGGAAGGTCTCGAGGCCAGCTTCGAGGACCGACTCGCGCGCGGTGAGGACATTACGCTGACCATCGATCCCCGCTTGCAGGCGGTGGCCGAGTCGGTCCTCGCGCGGGCTGTGAAGGACCGGCAGGGCAAGTATGGCTCGGTGGTGGCGCTTGACGTGAAGTCGGGGCGAATTCTGGCGGCTGCGAGCTATCCACCGTTCGACCCCAACAACTGGCGGAACTTTCCGGCGGCAGACCGCCGCAACCGGCCGCTGGTGGACGTTTACGAGCCGGGCAGCCCCATCAAGGCGCTGATTATCGGTGCCGCCATCAACGACGGACTGACGA
The Deinococcus peraridilitoris DSM 19664 genome window above contains:
- the rsmH gene encoding 16S rRNA (cytosine(1402)-N(4))-methyltransferase RsmH → MTNLTHTPVLATEVLDALRPGPGSVIVDGTLGGAGHTRLLLGAGATVYGIDQDPYALERLRQEQLPGLHVIQGNYREMRTLLAERGVESVNGVLLDIGVSSFQLDDSDRGFSYHTDAPLDMRMSQAGESAADVVNELPEEELAAVIYEYGEERHSRRLARGIVRAREQAPIETTVQLADIIKRAYPGYSRGIHPARRTFQALRIYVNDELGALRDGLQAAEEILAPEGRLAVISFHSLEDRIVKRFLRSSTQLTPLHKRPLEAGEDEQESNPRARSAKLRVAVKNAPNAGGVT
- the mraZ gene encoding division/cell wall cluster transcriptional repressor MraZ gives rise to the protein MPYGEYPYSIDEKGRVVIPPSFRQFVEDGMILTRGMEGCLYVFPLAGWRRVEEQLEGLPLTDRDSRAFVRFFYSGASKSTLDNQSRVSVPQTLRAFAGLEGEVIVAGAPNRLELWNPARWEAAIQTVQDDPPRPELLANFTA